The stretch of DNA GCTGCCGGGGGCCGTTCGGGCGATCCTCTGCAACGTTCCCTCCACCGCGGCCCGGTCCAGGTACATTGTCACCGCTTCCCAGAGGAAGAAGGCGGGCCTGTCCGGGTCAAAGCCGGAGGCCACGAGCTTTTCGAACCAGTCCCCGGCCCGGAAATCGGCGGGCACATAGGTGGCGAGGTCCGTCGCGAGACCCGCATCTTTCAGCATCTTCAGTTTGAAGGACTGGGTCCGGGGACGATCGATCTCGAAGCACCGCACCTGGTCTTCAGGGGATAAACGGCTGGCGCGGGTGTCGAACCCGGCGCCGAGGATGACGAGCTGCCGGATCCCGGGGAGGTGCCGGCGCAGGGCGGCGTCGTAGAGCGTTGTCCGTGCGGTCTGCTGATGGCGCATCGGTGCCTCACCCTCGTAGGGATAGCGGTAGATCCGCGGAACATAGCCCGTGAGCCGATGGCCCAGCATCGTCGGAATGGTCTCCAGGCCGAAGCCCTGCCGGGAAACATTGGGCATGACCATCATGAGCCGGGCGGCAGGCTCATCCGGCCTGGTCCCCAGCCGGTGCTGCATGTAGCGCGTGTAGAGCGACGCGAGCAGGGTTGCCGATATCCCCGTCCGGTGGCTGTAGAGGAGCAGCTTGGGCACTCCCCAGAGGTAGCCCGCCGTCCCCACCGGGAGCAGCGCCGCCTGGATCACGCGAAACAAGGCGGCCGGCGCTATTCCATTCACGTCCCGCATCCCGCCCGTACTCCTCCGTCCGCCCAGCCATGCCAGCCCATCCCCCTCCGGCCATGCTCCTCCGGCGCGGATCGGGGGTCAACAAACCTCCGTGCGGGAGCCGCGCGGGGGCGTTCGGGAGCCGTCATACGGCCGTGTACGGGGGAGGGCGGCAGCAGATGATAGACTGAGGGAACTTGATGTGCAGTGATGCCCACTTTGGTCTTGATTGACCGGTTCCGGTTCATCAACCGGTTCCCCTGCTGGATTCCTCCCGGAATCCGAGTGCAGGGAGTGGGTTTTTTTCATGTGAGAGGCACATCCTGCGTCGATGAACGCGTTCTATTTGGTCCCGGCCGCCACTGCCGCAAGGTTGGTGGCAGCCCGGTTGATCACCTGACTTTTCTTCGGCGAACCCCTGGGCCAACCGGCATCGGGGGCCGATATCCGCATGGATACCGCCTGAAAGACCTAGAAATACATGACTACTTTTGCTGCCCTCGGCACGCCCAAGGCTCTCGCCGACACCCTGACCGCCCAGGGGATCGAGGAACCGTTCCCGATCCAGGTCAAGACCCTCCCCGATACCCTGGCAGGACGCGACGTCCTCGGCCGCGGCCGCACCGGCTCCGGCAAGACCATCGCCTTCGCCATTCCGCTTGTGGCACGACTCGCCGAGCGGGAGGCCAAGCACTTCCGTAAGCCGGGCCGGCCCATGGGCCTGGTCCTTGCACCCACCCGTGAACTGGCCACCCAGATCAACGCGACCATCGAGCCGATGGCCAAGGCCATGGGCCTGAACACCACCGTGATCTACGGCGGCATCTCCCAGGCCCGCCAGGAAAAGGCACTGCGTGCCGGCGTCGACATCGTCATCGCCTGCCCGGGCCGCCTGGAAGACCTGATCCGCCAGCGCGTCCTGACCCTTGAGGCCGTTGAAATCACCATCCTGGACGAGGCTGACCACATGGCCGACCTCGGCTTCCTGCCGGTCGTCAAGAAGCTCATGGACATGACCCCCAGCCAGGGCCAGCGCCTGCTCTTCTCCGCCACCCTGGACAACGGCGTTGACAAGATCGTCCAGCGTTACCTGTCCAACCCGCTGACCCACTCGGTGGACGATCCGCAGGCCGCGGTGACCACCATGGAACACCACGTGCTCGTCGTCAATGACCAGACCGTCAAGAAGCAGGTCATTGTCGAGCTCGCCTCGGGCGCCGGACGCCGGATGCTGTTCATGCGGACCAAGCACCACGCCCGCAAACTGGCCAAGACCCTGACCGACGCCGGAATCCCCGCCGTCGACCTGCACGGCAACCTCTCGCAGAATGCCC from Arthrobacter sp. PAMC25564 encodes:
- a CDS encoding SAM-dependent methyltransferase, with the protein product MRDVNGIAPAALFRVIQAALLPVGTAGYLWGVPKLLLYSHRTGISATLLASLYTRYMQHRLGTRPDEPAARLMMVMPNVSRQGFGLETIPTMLGHRLTGYVPRIYRYPYEGEAPMRHQQTARTTLYDAALRRHLPGIRQLVILGAGFDTRASRLSPEDQVRCFEIDRPRTQSFKLKMLKDAGLATDLATYVPADFRAGDWFEKLVASGFDPDRPAFFLWEAVTMYLDRAAVEGTLQRIARTAPGSVVAFDYFSAETITSRSPYMRYARATTKFVGEPLTFGIDNSPPARERAAEFVAAFGLALEEHRNFGRETRLRQAPAGFVTATVGAAVQGRGVGGQSPSG